From a region of the Alnus glutinosa chromosome 1, dhAlnGlut1.1, whole genome shotgun sequence genome:
- the LOC133870376 gene encoding proline-rich receptor-like protein kinase PERK9, with the protein MASTVPSPDSSPSAVPPASTTTSPSTSSPPPSTTSSPPQPPSSTSPPPQTSSSSPPPSPSTTTSPSTQPSDNPPDPASPSTSSPPVVPTAPPTSPPSPPSKNSTPLAPTTSPPPPLSDPPTSPSPPSSNDPPPSISNSPPPPPSSPPESSPPPPLKPSPPASSPLTPPSKPPVSSPPPPSSTPPANSPPPPSKPPQDSPPPPPPPSTMPPKNSPPPASSTPPKNSPPPPAPGPSQSPPPPPASTPPANSPPPPASVPPSNAPPPPSLTPPPGSQPTPSPSNSPAKSVPPSPIRLAPPPPSHVSPPSLSPPSPNQNPIPPSNGPAASNTNPTATGRSNSTGNGSIGTAGLVAIGAVTGIIVLSLIGMAVWCIRKRKDRGSGLGGYVMPSPLCPSPKSDSSITKTHSSAPLMQSGSGSDSVYSPAEAGGLGNSRSWFTYEELVKATNGFSDQNLLGEGGFGCVYKGYLPDGREVAVKQLKIGGGQGEREFKAEVEIISRIHHRHLVSLEGYCISENQRLLIYDYVPNNTLYFHLHGEGGPVLDWATRVKVAAGAARGIAYLHEDCHPRIIHRDIKSSNILLDNNFEARVSDFGLAKLALEAYTHITTRVIGTFGYVAPEYASSGKLTDKSDVYSFGVVLLELITGRKPVDASQPLGDESLVEWARPLLSHALDTKEFKDLADPRLEMNFVESEMLRMIEIAAACVRHSSAKRPRMGQVVRAFDNLAAADLTNGMRVGESEIFDSAQQSAEIRLFRRMAFGGQNHSTDFFRQSSLDS; encoded by the exons ATGGCAAGCACGGTGCCATCTCCGGATTCATCACCCTCGGCCGTGCCACCAGCTTCTACCACAACGTCACCTTCCACCAGTTCTCCACCACCCTCCACCACTTCGTCACCACCACAACCACCCTCCAGCACCAGTCCACCCCCACaaacctcttcttcttctcctcctccgtCCCCTTCTACTACTACTTCCCCATCAACGCAGCCCAGTGATAATCCACCCGACCCTGCTAGCCCTTCAACTTCATCCCCTCCTGTTGTCCCAACAGCTCCTCCAACATCACCTCCATCACCCCCTTCTAAGAATTCAACCCCATTGGCACCTACAACATCACCACCTCCTCCTCTATCAGATCCTCCTACATCACCGTCACCTCCATCATCCAATGATCCTCCTCCATCCATCTCTAATTCTCCACCACCTCCACCATCAAGCCCTCCAGAAAGTTCACCTCCGCCACCTTTAAAACCTAGTCCCCCAGCAAGTTCACCTCTTACACCACCATCTAAACCACCAGTGagctcacctcctcctccatcaTCAACACCACCAGCGAATTCACCTCCCCCACCTTCAAAGCCCCCTCAAgattcaccaccaccaccaccaccaccatcaactATGCCACCCAAGAATTCACCACCACCAGCATCATCTACACCACCTAAAAATTCACCCCCACCACCAGCACCTGGTCCATCTCAAAGTCCACCTCCACCACCAGCATCAACCCCCCCTGCAAATTCACCTCCTCCACCAGCATCTGTACCTCCCAGTAATGCACCTCCACCTCCTAGTCTTACTCCTCCACCTGGTTCTCAACCAACTCCTTCACCTTCAAACTCGCCTGCAAAGTCAGTGCCCCCATCACCCATACGACTGGCACCACCTCCTCCCTCACATGTTTCTCCACCATCCCTGTCTCCCCCATCTCCTAATCAAAATCCAATCCCACCATCAAATGGTCCAGCTGCAAGCAATACTAATCCTACTGCAACAGGAAGATCAAATTCCACTGGTAATGGGAGCATTGGTACTGCAGGCTTAGTGGCTATTGGTGCAGTGACGGGAATCATAGTGCTTAGCCTCATTGGAATGGCTGTCTGGTGCATAAGGAAGCGAAAAGATAGAGGTTCTGGACTTGGTGGTTATGTCATGCCATCCCCTCTATGCCCTTCCCCAAAATcag ATTCATCCATTACAAAGACACATTCTTCAGCTCCTCTTATGCAAAGTGGTTCTGGCAGCGATTCTGTGTATTCTCCAGCAGAAGCAGGTGGATTAGGCAATTCAAGGTCATGGTTTACGTATGAAGAACTAGTCAAGGCCACAAACGGGTTTTCAGATCAGAATCTTCTGGGTGAAGGTGGATTTGGTTGTGTGTATAAGGGATACCTACCGGATGGGAGAGAGGTAGCAGTAAAGCAGCTAAAAATTGGTGGCGGTCAGGGTGAGCGAGAATTTAAAGCTGAAGTTGAGATTATTAGTCGCATACACCACCGCCATTTGGTTTCCTTAGAGGGCTACTGCATTTCTGAGAACCAAAGGCTGCTTATCTACGACTACGTCCCTAACAATACCCTTTATTTCCATCTTCATG GTGAAGGTGGGCCGGTTCTGGACTGGGCAACACGTGTGAAGGTTGCTGCTGGTGCAGCTCGGGGAATAGCTTATCTCCATGAAGACT GCCATCCTCGCATTATTCATAGGGATATCAAGTCATCGAACATTCTTTTAGATAACAACTTTGAAGCTCGG GTTTCAGACTTTGGGCTTGCCAAATTAGCTCTAGAAGCATATACACATATAACCACCCGTGTCATCGGAACTTTTGG ATATGTGGCCCCTGAATACGCATCAAGTGGCAAATTGACTGATAAATCTGATGTATATTCGTTTGGGGTTGTGCTTCTGGAGCTAATAACTGGAAGGAAGCCTGTGGATGCATCCCAACCCTTGGGAGATGAGAGTCTGGTTGAATGG GCCCGGCCTTTGCTAAGTCATGCACTTGATACTAAGGAATTTAAAGATTTGGCCGATCCAAGGCTCGAAATGAACTTTGTTGAGAGTGAAATGTTGCGTATGATTGAGATAGCCGCTGCTTGTGTGCGACATTCATCTGCCAAGAGGCCACGAATGGGACAG GTTGTTAGAGCCTTTGATAATTTAGCTGCTGCTGATCTAACTAATGGAATGAGAGTGGGGGAAAGCGAGATATTTGATTCCGCACAACAATCTGCAGAAATCAGATTGTTTCGGAGAATGGCATTTGGTGGTCAAAATCATAGTACAGATTTTTTTAGGCAAAGTAGCTTGGATAGTTAA
- the LOC133870385 gene encoding probable calcium-binding protein CML16: MMATLQSEQLKQLKDIFMRFDMDSDGSLTQLELAALLRSLGLKPSGDQLHVLLANMDANGNGTVEFDELVGAIMPDMSEQVLINQEQLLEVFRSFDRDGNGYITAAELAGSMAKMGHPLTYRELTEMMREADTNGDGVISFNEFSIIMAKSASDFLGLAVA; the protein is encoded by the coding sequence ATGATGGCCACGCTCCAATCCGAGCAGCTGAAGCAGCTGAAGGACATATTCATGCGCTTCGACATGGATTCGGACGGCAGCCTCACGCAGCTGGAGCTGGCGGCCCTTCTCCGCTCCCTTGGCCTCAAGCCCTCCGGCGACCAGCTTCACGTCCTGCTGGCCAACATGGACGCCAACGGCAACGGCACCGTGGAGTTCGACGAGCTCGTCGGCGCCATCATGCCCGACATGAGCGAGCAGGTGCTCATCAACCAGGAGCAGCTCCTGGAGGTTTTCCGGTCCTTCGACCGCGACGGAAACGGCTACATCACCGCCGCCGAGCTCGCCGGATCCATGGCCAAAATGGGTCACCCTTTGACCTACCGCGAGCTCACGGAGATGATGCGCGAGGCCGACACCAATGGCGACGGTGTCATTAGCTTTAACGAGTTCTCCATCATCATGGCCAAGTCCGCCTCCGATTTTCTTGGCCTCGCTGTCGCGTAG
- the LOC133870394 gene encoding putative phospholipid-transporting ATPase 9, whose protein sequence is MPGGGKRRLRLSKLYSFRCGKTSMKDDDHSQIGGPGFSRVVFCNEPDGFGAGIRNYGGNYVRTTKYTLTTFLPKSLFEQFRRVANFFFLVTGVLAFTPLTPYTAVSAIIPLIIVVGATMVKEGIEDWRRKQQDTVVNNRKVKVHQRDGVFDYTEWKNLRVGDIVKVEKDEFFPADLLLLSSSYDDAICYVETMNLDGETNLKLKQALEVTSDLHEDSNFCDFKAIVRCEDPNAHLYFFVGSMEFEEMQYPLSAQQVLLRDSKLRNTEYIYGAVIFAGHDTKVMQNSTDPPSKRSKIEKKTDRIIYFLFCVLFLMAFVGSVLFGIATEDDLENGRSKRWYLRPDDSTIFFDPKRAPVAALFHFLTALMLYNYFIPISLYVSIEIVKVLQTIFINQDINMYYEEGDKPAYARTSNLNEELGQVDTILSDKTGTLTCNSMEFIKCSVAGTAYGRGVTEVERAMEGRKGSPVGKENVNGFNNIKDTTNSKSPIKGFNFKDERIMNGNWVNESHADVIQKFLRVLAICHTAIPEVDDETGKVSYEAESPDEAAFVIAARELGFEFFIRTQTSISLYELDPVSGNRVQRSYKLLNVLEFNSSRKRMSVIVRNEEGQILVLCKGADSVMFENLAKNGREFEEETREHVNEYADAGLRTLILAYRELDEEEYKEFNAKFTEAKNSVSADRETLIDEVSEKIERDLILLGATAVEDKLQNGVPNCIDKLAQAGIKIWVLTGDKMETAINIGFACSLLRQGMKQIVINLESPQIQALEKAGDKAAITEASKESVVRQITEGKDQLTSSSGSSEAFALIIDGKSLAYALEDDMKNTFLELATGCASVICCRSSPKQKALVTRLVKSGTGKTTLAIGDGANDVGMLQEADIGVGISGVEGMQAVMSSDIAIAQFRFLERLLLVHGHWCYRRISSMICYFFYKNITFGFTLFLYEAYTSFSGQPAYNDWFLSLYNVFFSSIPVVAMGVFDQDVSARYCLKFPLLYQEGVQNVLFSWRRILSWMLNGFCSAIIIFFVCTKSLELQAFNNDGQTAGRDILGATMYTCIVWVVNLQMALTISYFTLVQHVVIWGSIVFYYIFLLAYGAMSSSFSTTAYKLFVQNLAPASSYWLVTLVVVISTLIPYFSYSAVQMRFFPMYHEMIQWIRHNGQSNDPEYCDMVRQSSLRTTTVGSTARLAARTNRLRNKNNNKR, encoded by the exons ATGCCGGGTGGTGGAAAGAGAAGGCTGCGTTTAAGCAAGCTCTACTCATTCAGATGTGGGAAGACATCTATGAAGGATGATGACCATTCACAGATTGGGGGACCAGGGTTTTCCAGGGTCGTCTTTTGCAATGAACCGGATGGCTTTGGGGCCGGGATTCGTAATTATGGGGGCAATTATGTTAGGACTACCAAGTATACACTTACCACCTTCTTGCCTAAGTCATTGTTTGAGCAGTTTAGGAGGGTGgctaattttttcttcttggttacTGGCGTCTTGGCCTTCACTCCGCTCACTCCTTATACAGCTGTTAGTGCTATCATCCCTTTAATTATCGTTGTTGGAGCAACCATGGTGAAGGAGGGTATTGAAGATTGGCGGCGAAAGCAGCAG GATACTGTGGTGAACAATAGAAAGGTTAAAGTGCATCAACGTGATGGAGTTTTCGATTATACTGAATGGAAGAACCTGAGAGTGGGGGATATAGTAAAGGTGGAGAAGGACGAATTCTTTCCGGCGGATCTACTCTTGCTTTCATCCAGTTATGATGATGCAATCTGCTATGTTGAGACCATGAACCTTGATGGGGAgacaaatttgaaattgaagCAAGCATTGGAGGTTACTTCAGACTTGCATGAGGATTCCAACTTCTGTGACTTTAAAGCTATTGTTAGATGCGAAGACCCCAATGCACATCTGTACTTTTTTGTTGGAAGTATGGAGTTTGAAGAGATGCAATATCCCCTGTCTGCTCAACAAGTTCTTCTCAGAGACTCTAAACTCCGAAATACAGAGTACATATATGGGGCTGTTATCTTCGCCGGTCATGACACAAAGGTTATGCAAAATTCTACTGATCCCCCTTCAAAGAGAAGCAAAATTGAGAAGAAGACGGACAGAATTATCTACTTCTTGTTCTGTGTTTTATTTCTGATGGCATTTGTTGGATCTGTTCTCTTTGGCATTGCAACTGAAGATGACTTAGAAAATGGGAGGTCAAAAAGGTGGTATCTTAGACCAGATGATTCTACAATTTTCTTTGACCCCAAAAGAGCACCAGTTGCTGCACTTTTTCACTTTCTGACAGCCCTAATGTTATATAATTACTTTATTCCAATCTCCTTATATGTGTCGATAGAAATTGTCAAAGTTCTTCAGACCATCTTCATCAATCAAGATATTAACATGTACTATGAAGAAGGTGACAAACCGGCATATGCCCGCACCTCAAATTTGAATGAGGAACTTGGCCAAGTTGACACGATACTTTCTGATAAGACTGGAACTTTGACCTGCAATTCAATGGAGTTCATCAAGTGTTCCGTGGCTGGGACAGCTTATGGTCGTGGTGTCACAGAGGTTGAGAGGGCTATGGAGGGAAGAAAAGGCTCGCCTGTGGGTAAGGAAAATGTAAATGGATTCAACAACATAAAGGATACTACAAATTCAAAGTCACCCATAAAAGGCTTCAATTTCAAAGATGAAAGGATCATGAATGGAAACTGGGTTAATGAGTCTCATGCAGATGTCATTCAGAAGTTTCTTCGTGTGTTGGCAATCTGTCATACTGCCATACCTGAAGTGGATGACGAAACGGGGAAGGTTTCATACGAAGCTGAATCTCCAGATGAAGCAGCATTTGTGATTGCAGCAAGAGAACTCGGTTTTGAATTCTTCATACGGACCCAGACAAGTATATCACTATATGAGTTGGATCCAGTGTCTGGCAACAGAGTTCAAAG GTCGTATAAACTTCTGAATGTTTTAGAGTTTAACAGCTCAAGGAAGCGGATGTCCGTGATAGTAAGAAATGAAGAAGGACAAATACTAGTACTTTGTAAAGGTGCTGATAG TGTCATGTTTGAAAATCTTGCCAAGAATGGTAGGGAGTTTGAAGAGGAGACCAGGGAGCATGTGAACGAGTATGCTGATGCAGGCCTGAGGACCTTGATACTTGCCTATCGTGAACTTGATGAAGAAGAATACAAAGAGTTCAATGCAAAATTCACTGAGGCAAAGAATTCAGTTAGTGCAGATCGGGAAACATTGATTGATGAAGTATCAGAGAAGATTGAGAGGGATCTAATTCTTCTTGGTGCAACTGCTGTTGAGGACAAACTCCAAAATGGG GTTCCTAATTGCATTGACAAGCTTGCCCAAGCGGGAATCAAGATTTGGGTTTTGACTGGAGATAAGATGGAGACTGCCATCAATATTGG TTTTGCTTGTAGTTTGCTTAGACAAGGAATGAAGCAGATTGTAATCAATTTGGAGAGTCCCCAAATTCAAGCGTTGGAAAAGGCAGGAGATAAGGCTGCCATCACCGAG GCATCGAAGGAAAGTGTTGTACGTCAGATAACTGAAGGGAAGGATCAGCTTACTTCATCAAGTGGGAGCTCTGAGGCATTTGCTTTGATCATTGACGGGAAATCGCTTGCTTATGCTTTAGAGGATGATATGAAGAACACATTTCTAGAACTTGCAACTGGTTGTGCATCTGTTATATGCTGCCGCTCATCACCAAAACAGAAGGCGCTG GTTACAAGACTAGTAAAATCTGGAACGGGGAAAACGACGTTAGCGATTGGTGATGGTGCCAATGATGTGGGAATGCTTCAAGAAGCAGATATAGGAGTTGGAATTAGTGGTGTTGAAGGAATGCAG gCGGTCATGTCAAGTGATATTGCAATTGCACAGTTTCGATTTTTGGAGCGGTTGCTACTTGTGCACGGACATTGGTGCTACAGAAGGATCTCATCAATG ATATGTTACTTCTTCTACAAGAATATCACATTTGGTTTCACTCTCTTCTTATATGAGGCGTATACATCATTCTCTGGGCAACCTGCATACAATGATTGGTTTTTGTCACTCTATAATGTTTTCTTCTCATCCATTCCGGTGGTTGCTATGGGAGTTTTTGACCAGGACGTTTCTGCAAGGTATTGCCTCAAG TTTCCTCTATTATACCAAGAAGGGGTGCAAAATGTCCTTTTCAGCTGGCGCCGAATACTCAGCTGGATGTTAAACGGGTTTTGCAGTGCCATAATCATTTTCTTCGTCTGCACAAAATCGCTGGAGCTCCAGGCTTTCAATAATGACGGACAAACTGCCGGGAGGGATATTTTAGGGGCAACAATGTATACATGCATTGTTTGGGTTGTAAACTTGCAGATGGCACTCACTATAAGTTACTTCACCTTGGTGCAACATGTTGTCATCTGGGGTTCGATTGTTTTCTATTACATTTTCCTCTTGGCATATGGAGCCatgtcttcttccttttctacAACTGCTTACAAACTCTTCGTTCAGAACCTTGCCCCAGCCTCTTCTTATTGGCTTGTCACTCTTGTCGTGGTGATCTCAACCCTAATACCATACTTCTCGTACTCAGCAGTTCAGATGCGCTTCTTTCCTATGTACCATGAAATGATACAGTGGATAAGGCATAATGGCCAATCAAATGATCCCGAGTATTGTGATATGGTGCGGCAGAGCTCGTTACGAACAACTACTGTCGGCTCCACAGCGCGCTTGGCAGCAAGGACAAACCGCTTGAGAAATAAGAACAATAACAAAAGGTGA
- the LOC133865547 gene encoding uncharacterized protein LOC133865547 produces MEEDMNMLAADCVVICCCCQCLILQIVIFVLLKLPYKLVRKTREYARKKLRQRKEDKKITGGGRDQMGKYKDDFVGLGSFSIQVDSRLAMDGGRHGCGSCMEEVEKVLEELSQKGEFAFGSFWGMKGSGSFSSCEFDHNINAEYQIIEMIGSFNSHAKEPLIHDIVGSENSGIDEIVLVSSLVSA; encoded by the exons ATGGAGGAGGACATGAACATGCTCGCCGCAGACTGTGTTGTCATATGTTGTTGCTGCCAATGCTTGATCCTACAGATTGTCATCTTCGTCTTGCTCAAGCTTCCTTACAAGCTGGTGCGAAAGACGAGAGAATATGCAAGGAAGAAGCTGCGACAAAGAAAGGAAGATAAGAAGATAACAGGCGGAGGAAGGGATCAGATGGGTAAATACAAAGATGATTTTGTAGGCCTAGGGTCTTTTAGCATTCAAGTTGACAGCAGGTTGGCCATGGATGGAGGCCGCCATGGTTGTGGGTCATGTATGGAAGAAGTTGAGAAGGTGTTAGAGGAGCTGTCCCAGAAGGGGGAGTTTGCATTTGGAAGCTTCTGGGGTATGAAGGGATCAGGGAGCTTCTCAAGTTGTGAATTTGATCACAATATTAATGCAGAGTATCAAATAATTGAAATGATTGGCTCTTTCA ACAGCCATGCCAAAGAGCCATTAATACATGATATAGTAGGATCTGAAAATTCTGGTATTGATGAAATCGTCCTGGTCTCTTCTCTCGTCTCTGCTTGA